The nucleotide sequence GCCGCCGTCCGGCGGGTTGTACTTGAAGCCGCCGTCGCGGGGCGGGTTGTGCGAGGGGGTGACCACGATGCCGTCCGCCCGCCGGGTGGCGCTGGCGTTGTGCCGCAGGATGGCGTGGCTGACCGCCGGCGTGGGGGTGTAGCCGTCGCGGCTGTCGATGGCCACGGTCACGTCGTTGGCCACCAGCACCTCCAGCGCGGTGCCCCAGGCCGGCTCGGACAGCGCGTGCGGGTCGCGGCCGATGAACAGCGGACCGGTGGTGCCCTGGCTGGCGCGGTACTCGCAGATGGCCTGGGTGGTGGCCAGGATGTGCGCCTCGTTGAACGCGCCGTCCAGGGAGGAGCCGCGGTGGCCGGAGGTGCCGAAGACCACCTGCTGCGCCGGGTCGTCCACGTCCGGGGTGATGGACGTGTACGCCGACACCACCTCGGCGACGTCGATCAGGTCGGAGGGCTGCGCCGGCTGGCCGGCACGCTCGTGCGCCACGGGTACTCCTCGGGTCTCACGGGTTCGGAGGTCACAGGTCGGGGTGGGGCGCTGCGGGGCAGGCGCACCGGGGTCAGCGCTTCAGGTCACCACGGGCAGGCCCGCGTGCCGTCCATCCTCTCCCCCTCCCCCGACGGGCGCACACCCCGCCCGGTCGCAGTGGCCGCCAACGACGGCCGGGCAGGCAGCGCAGCCGGCAGCACGCCGGCTTGGCAGCGGTTGCAGACCACCGTGGCGGTGGTGGGGGCGTCTGCAAGTACGCCCTAGTCGTGCACCCACTCGTAGCCGGCCAGGGCCAGCAGCAGACCCACCACCACGCTCACCGCGACGTAGATGAGCGCGGTGCCCTGGTCGCCCTTCTCGTTCAGGCTGACCGCCTCGTGGCTGAACGTGGAGTACGTCGTGTACGCCCCGCAGAAGCCGGTGCCGACCAGGGCGAACCACTCCGCCGACAGGTCTGCCCCGGTGAACATGCCCAGCAGGAAGCAGCCGGTCATGTTCACCACGAACGTGCCCGCCGGGAACGCGGTGCTGCCGGCCCACGGCTTGGTCCACCTGCCCACGAGGTACCGGGTGGGCGCCCCGATCGCGCCACCGATGGCCACCAGCAGCCACACCATCACCGGGCTCCGATCGATCGGGTGAGCTGCACGCCCAGCCAGGCGGCCGCCAGTGCTCCCACCAGGGTCACCACCGCATAGATGGTGGCCACCCCGCTGCTGTCTCGCGTCACCGCATCAACGGCATAGGTGGAAAAGGTGGTGAACCCACCCATCAGCCCCGTTCCGAGAAAGGGATACAACAATGGGTGACCGCTGCGCTTCTCGGTCACCGCCACCACGATCACCCCGAGCAGGAATGACCCGAGCACGTTCTCCACCAGCGTCGACCAGGGAAATCCCCCGGGATCGGTGGTCCACCCGCGGTCCAGCCCGTGTCGGGCCAGCGCCCCGAGCGCGCCCCCCAGCGCGATGGCCACCAGCACGTGGAGCGTCTTCTGCCGCGTGCGATTTGGGGGATGAAGGTCCTCGTCGGTGTGCTTGCCCGCCATGGCACGACCCCAATCTTTGCGACTCTGAGCCCATCTTCCTTGGGCTGGACCCTTGCCCCGGCACTACCTGCACGGGCAACCTAGGACCTCAGCCGAAGCAACGACGCTCCGCGCTGAGTGAGGAGCTAGCTATGGTGCACGACACCACCACGGTAGGCGCGATCTTGCCCCCCGGCATCCCTGCTGACCTGCAGTTCCCGCTCACCGACGTGGGTGCGGTGCTGCGTGGTTCCGCCATTCGCTTCGCCGACCGGACTGCCTTTCACCACGACGGTGCTGAGCTGACCTACACCCAGCTGCTGGAGCGCGCCGCCCAGGTGGCCAACGGGCTACGGGCCCAGGGCGTGCAACCCGGCGACGTGGTGGCCGTGCACATGCCCAACTGCCTGGACTACCCGCCGATCTACTTCGGCATCCTGCTGGCCGGTGCGGTGTTCACCCCGGCCAACCCGCTGCTGCCGCCCGGCGACCTCGCCTTCCAGCTGTCCGACAGCGGTGCCGTCGCGGTGGTCACCTGGAGCATCGCCGCTCCGGCGATCGGGGCCATCCGCGACCAGATCCCCGCCCGCACCATCATCACCGTGGACGCCGAGCTGCCCGACGCGGTGCCGCTGGAGCAGCTGCTGGCGGGCCAGTCCACCACGCCGCCGGAGCTGGACGTCGACCCCGCCACCGCGCTGGCGCACCTGGCCTACACCGGCGGCACCACCGGACGCTCCAAGGGCGTGGAGCTGACCCACCGGCACGTGGTGACCAACGCACTGCAGGCGGCGTGCTGGGGCAGCGGCTCGGTGCCGGTGCTCACCGACGACGGTGACCTGCTGCTGGACCAGGTCGGCTCCGAGCAGGAGTGGCCCACCCGCCACGGCACCGCCATCACCGTGAACCTCACCCCGTGGTTCCACGCCATGGGCGTCATCGGCTACCTCAGCGTGCCGCTGCTGACGGGCAGCACGGTGGTGATCCACCAGCGCTTCGACCCCGGGCACTTCCTGGCCGACCTGGAGAAGTTCCGGGCCACCATGATCGGCGGCGCACCCCCGGTGTTCGTGGCGCTGCTGCGTCACCCGGACTTCCTCACCCGCGACCTGTCGGCGGTCAAGGGCATCACCTCCGGTGCTGCACCGCTGCCGGTGTCGGTGCTGGAGGCGCTCAAGCAGCGCTTCCCCGACGCGGTGGTCACCGAGGCCTACGGGCTCACCGAGGTGACGATGATGGCCACCAGCAACCCGTCGTGGCGCTCGGGCACCCGCAAGGTGGGCACCGTGGGGGTGCCGGTGTTCCAGACCCAGGTGCGCCTGGTGGACGTGGACGGCTCGGACGTCGCCGACGGCGAGAGCGGCGAGGTGTGCATCCGCGGCCCGCAGGTGATGCAGGGCTACCACCACCGCCCGGAGGCCACCGAGGAGGTGCTGGCCGACGGCTGGCTGCGCACCGGCGACGTCGGCACCCTCGACGAGCAGGGCTACCTGTCCATCGTCGACCGCGCCAAGGACATGCTGCTCTACAAGGGCTACAACGTGTTCCCGCGCGAGCTGGAGGAGATCCTGCACGCCCACCCTGCGGTGGCCGGGGCCGCGGTGGTCGGCCGGCCCGACCAGGAGGCCGGCGAGCTGCCGGTGGCCTTCGTGGTGCTGGTGGAGGGCTCCGACGTCACCGCCGAGGCGTTGCAGGAGCACGTGAACGCGCTGGTGGTGCCGTACAAGAAGCTGCGCGAGGTGCACCTGGTGGACGCCATCCCGGTGTCGGCGGCAGGCAAGGTGCTGCGCCGGGAGCTGCGGGCGGGGCTGATCGCCGAGACGGGCATCGTCGAGTGAGCGTGCTGGTCAAGCTGGACGGCCCCACCACTCGCATCACCCTGGACCGCCCGCAGCGGCGCAACGCCCTGGCCGAGGACGTGCTGCGCGAGCTGCTCGCCGCGCTGGAGGAGACCGCCGCCACCCCGGCCACCGGCATCGTGCTGGCGGCGGAGGGTCCGGTGTTCTCCGCCGGGCACGACTTCAGCGACGTGCACGGCCGCGACCACGCCGGGGTGCGGGAGCTGTTGCAGCTGTGCACGGCGGTGATGGGAGCCATCGGCAGCGCACCGCAGGTGGTGATCGCCCGGGTGCAGGGACTGGCCACCGCGGCGGGCTGCCAGCTGGTGGCCAGCTGCGACCTGGCGGTGGCCGCGGAGTCGGCGGGCTTCGCGCTGCCGGGCGGACAGGCCGGGTGGTTCTGCCACACCCCCGCGGTGCCGGTGGCCCGCTCCATCAGCCGCAAGCACCTGATGGAGCTGGCCCTCACCGGCGACGTCATCGACGCCACCACCGCCGCACAGTGGGGCCTGGTCAACTACGCGGTGCCCGACGCCGAGCTGGACGCCGCGGTGGACGCGCTGCTGGCCCGGGCCACCCGGGGCAGCAGGGCGTCCAAGGCGCTGGGCAAGCAGACCCTGCGCGCCCAGCTGGACCGGCCCACCGACGACGCCTACGCCCTGGCCATCGAGGTGATGGCCGCGGCCTCGCAGACCCCGGACGCGGTGGAGGGCCGGGCGGCGTTCCTGGAGAAGCGCCGGCCCACCTGGCAGGGCTAGCTCAGCCCGCCGCGATGGTGGCGGTGTCGATGACGAACCGGTAGCGCACGTCGGAGTCCACGACGCGGTCGTAGGCCTCGTCCACCTGGTCGGCGCTGATCGTCTCGATGACGGCGCCGATTCCGTGCTCGGCGCAGAAGTCGAGCATCTCCTGCGTCTGCGGGATGCCACCGATGTTCGACCCGGCCAGGGTGCGGCCCTCGCCGACCAGTCCGCCGGGTGTCACCTGGTAAGGGTTGGAGGGCAGACCCACGTTCACCAGCGCACCCAGCGGGCGCAGCAGCGCC is from Rhodococcus sp. X156 and encodes:
- a CDS encoding CrcB family protein; the encoded protein is MAGKHTDEDLHPPNRTRQKTLHVLVAIALGGALGALARHGLDRGWTTDPGGFPWSTLVENVLGSFLLGVIVVAVTEKRSGHPLLYPFLGTGLMGGFTTFSTYAVDAVTRDSSGVATIYAVVTLVGALAAAWLGVQLTRSIGAR
- the crcB gene encoding fluoride efflux transporter CrcB, translating into MVWLLVAIGGAIGAPTRYLVGRWTKPWAGSTAFPAGTFVVNMTGCFLLGMFTGADLSAEWFALVGTGFCGAYTTYSTFSHEAVSLNEKGDQGTALIYVAVSVVVGLLLALAGYEWVHD
- a CDS encoding AMP-binding protein, with the protein product MVHDTTTVGAILPPGIPADLQFPLTDVGAVLRGSAIRFADRTAFHHDGAELTYTQLLERAAQVANGLRAQGVQPGDVVAVHMPNCLDYPPIYFGILLAGAVFTPANPLLPPGDLAFQLSDSGAVAVVTWSIAAPAIGAIRDQIPARTIITVDAELPDAVPLEQLLAGQSTTPPELDVDPATALAHLAYTGGTTGRSKGVELTHRHVVTNALQAACWGSGSVPVLTDDGDLLLDQVGSEQEWPTRHGTAITVNLTPWFHAMGVIGYLSVPLLTGSTVVIHQRFDPGHFLADLEKFRATMIGGAPPVFVALLRHPDFLTRDLSAVKGITSGAAPLPVSVLEALKQRFPDAVVTEAYGLTEVTMMATSNPSWRSGTRKVGTVGVPVFQTQVRLVDVDGSDVADGESGEVCIRGPQVMQGYHHRPEATEEVLADGWLRTGDVGTLDEQGYLSIVDRAKDMLLYKGYNVFPRELEEILHAHPAVAGAAVVGRPDQEAGELPVAFVVLVEGSDVTAEALQEHVNALVVPYKKLREVHLVDAIPVSAAGKVLRRELRAGLIAETGIVE
- a CDS encoding enoyl-CoA hydratase-related protein, with product MSVLVKLDGPTTRITLDRPQRRNALAEDVLRELLAALEETAATPATGIVLAAEGPVFSAGHDFSDVHGRDHAGVRELLQLCTAVMGAIGSAPQVVIARVQGLATAAGCQLVASCDLAVAAESAGFALPGGQAGWFCHTPAVPVARSISRKHLMELALTGDVIDATTAAQWGLVNYAVPDAELDAAVDALLARATRGSRASKALGKQTLRAQLDRPTDDAYALAIEVMAAASQTPDAVEGRAAFLEKRRPTWQG